In Hippoglossus stenolepis isolate QCI-W04-F060 chromosome 21, HSTE1.2, whole genome shotgun sequence, one DNA window encodes the following:
- the sec31b gene encoding protein transport protein Sec31A isoform X1: MRLKEIQRTAHQAWSPAEHHPIHLALGTSAQQLDASFNTTAALEIFETDFSDPSLEMKLKGSLPTANRLHSIVWVNFGMGADGTGGRLVGGSENGALTIYNPEEIMNSGPETVVGQSDKHTGPVRALDFNPFQSNLLASGANDSEIYIWDLNNLGSPMTPGAKSQPAEDISVVSWNRQVQHILASASPSGKAVVWDLRKNEPIIKISDHSNRMHCSGMLWHPDVATQLVLASEDDRLPVIQMWDLRFATSPLKVFENHTRGILSISWSQADSELLLSSAKDNRILCWNPNTGEVIYELPTTNQWCFDVQWCPRNPALLSTASFDGRITVYSVMGGSLKAQQQSTAEKISSSFDSMDPFGTGQVLPPLHVPQPAAQDTIVPPLKKPPKWVRRPVGASFAFGGKLITFENPKMPPVQSPQPIPRQVFMSQVTTETEFLQRSRELQSALQAGSFNNYCQAKIQNAKSDAEQDIWKFLLVNFEEEARIKFLRLLGFSKDELDRKISKCLGKNFQPNGHGVDAKDLAEKMQRLSTERSDEFAGGDSRTSGSVSPADFFTQTPKETSNFQIPVSCDTDGLISQALLVGNFEGAVDLCLNDGRYAEAILLSISGGEELLKKTQQKYLSKQKNSISMLISSVVTQNWRDIVQSCELDNWKEALAALLTYAHPEDFARLCDTLGGRLEHEGTEKRCLQACLCYICSGNVEKLVECWALHRDCSSPLGLEDLVEKVMMLRKSIERLRNSEVEVQSPILAEKLTCYAGILAAEGSLSTAMTYLPENSEQSGIMMLRDRLFHAQEQPPNSFNRVDVSTAKPAPAAQTPAPKAQIMGQYQPSAPSQVAPQPPMASFFTPNAAPTSTGPGLPPSSHVLPPSAAHPARRPSYPQHPAPAPGFLPHQPFQPQPMSMGRPSSFPPPGPSMPAAGLSGPPLPPSSSAPGGLPPMPSPGVPPTAFMPSTSLSSHFMPTSSQPGAPVPMYPGGPHNQGPVSPMTSGPYAPLGSGYPQGGPGAPAVKPYPAPTVAPPPTGHFPWLYSQCDLEGLQEGWNDPPAVRGGLRKKKVPDNYTPPAPITAPVMGYPVEAPQPHDHAQVPPGAPQEPSVQLLQQLPAERVEQKEIPAEHMVLKSTFDSLVQRCQLAAGDPQTKRKLDDAGKRLGFLYDKLREQSLSHNILNGLHEISRCVASQNYQRGLEVHTQVVSSSNFSEISGFMPILKVVMTIANKLGV; this comes from the exons ATGAGGCTGAAGGAGATCCAGAGGACTGCCCACCAGGCATGGAGTCCTGCAGAGCACCATCCCATCCACCTGGCCTTAGGGACATCCGCCCAACAGCTGGATGCCTCTTTCAACACCACCGCTGCCCTGGAGATATTTGAGACAGACTTTTCTGACCCCTCTCTGGAGATGAAGCTGAAAGGGTCATTGCCCACCGCAAACAG GTTGCACAGCATCGTGTGGGTGAACTTTGGAATGGGAGCAGATGGTACTGGAGGAAGACTGGTTGGCGGCAGTGAAAATGGCGCATTGACCATATATAACCCAGAGGAAATAATGAACTCCGGACCGGAGACAGTTGTGGGACagtctgacaaacacacaggaccCGTTCGAGCTCTTGATTTCAACCCTTTTCAG AGTAATCTGCTCGCATCAGGAGCGAATGATTCAGAGATATACATCTGGGATCTAAACAACTTGGGCAGTCCAATGACACCCGGAGCAAAGTCACAG CCTGCTGAAGACATCAGTGTAGTGTCCTGGAACAGGCAGGTTCAGCACATCCTGGCCTCTGCCAGCCCCAGTGGGAAAGCAGTGGTGTGGGACCTGAGAAAGAACGAGCCCATCATCAAGATCAGTGACCACAGCAACAGG atGCACTGTTCAGGAATGCTCTGGCACCCGGATGTAGCCACTCAATTGGTGCTGGCCTCTGAGGATGACCGACTGCCAGTCATCCAGATGTGGGACCTCCGTTTTGCAACATCACCCCTCAAAGTCTTTGAGAACCACACAAG GGGAATTCTATCCATATCCTGGAGCCAAGCCGACTCCGAGCTCCTGCTGAGTAGTGCTAAAGACAACCGGATCCTCTGCTGGAATCCAAACACTGGAGAG GTCATTTACGAGCTTCCAACAACAAACCAGTGGTGTTTTGACGTCCAGTGGTGCCCCAGAAATCCAGCCCTGCTTTCAACAGCATCATTTGATGGGAGAATCACCGTCTACTCAGTGATGGGCGGGAGTTTGAAGGCTCAGCAGCAAAGCACGGCTGAGAAG aTATCCTCCTCATTTGATTCAATGGATCCCTTCGGTACAGGGCAGGTGCTGCCTCCCCTGCACGTCCCTCAGCCTGCAGCGCAGGACACCATCGTTCCTCCTCTGAAGAAGCCACCCAAGTGGGTGCGCAGGCCAGTGGGAGCGTCCTTTGCT TTCGGTGGAAAGCTGATAACCTTTGAGAATCCCAAGATGCCTCCAGTGCAGAGCCCCCAGCCCATCCCCAGGCAAGTGTTTATGAGCCAGGTTACCACGGAGACGGAGTTCCTTCAACGCTCCAGGGAGTTGCAGTCAGCGCTGCAGGCGGGTTCGTTCAACAACTACTGCCAGGCCAAGATTCAGAACGCCAAGTCAGATGCTGAGCAGGACATATGGAAGTTCCTTCTG GTTAATTTTGAAGAGGAAGCTCGTATTAAATTCCTCAGACTTTTGGGTTTCAGCAAAGATGAATTGGACAGAAAG ATTTCAAAATGCCTGGGGAAGAACTTTCAACCAAACGGACATGGAGTAGATGCCAAAGATCTGGCAGAAAAGATGCAGCGTCTCTCCACCGAG AGATCTGATGAATTTGCAGGAGGTGATTCGAGAACATCAGGTTCTGTGTCTCCagcagactttttcactcagaCACCAAAGGAAACCTCCAACTTCCAGATCCCTGTATCATGTG ACACTGATGGGTTGATAAGCCAGGCGCTGCTGGTCGGAAACTTTGAGGGAGCTGTGGATCTGTGCCTGAATGACGGTCGCTACGCTGAAGCCATCCTCCTCTCTATCAGCGGAGGAGAAGAACTGCTCAAGAAAACTCAGCAAAAATACCTAAGCAAGCAAAAGAACAGCATTTCAATG CTGATATCATCAGTGGTGACCCAGAACTGGAGAGACATCGTGCAGAGCTGTGAATTGGACAACTGGAAGGAGGCTCTCGCTGCTCTCCTGACCTATGCTCACCCTGAAGACTTTGCCCGTCTGTGCG ATACGCTGGGAGGCCGGTTGGAGCATGAGGGGACGGAGAAGCGTTGCCTGCAGGCCTGTCTGTGTTACATCTGCTCTGGGAACGTGGAGAAGCTGGTGGAGTGCTGGGCCTTGCACCGAGACTGCTCCTCCCCTCTGGGTTTAGAG GATCTGGTTGAGAAGGTAATGATGCTGCGGAAGTCAATCGAACGCCTCCGCAATAGCGAGGTGGAAGTCCAGAGCCCAATCCTGGCCGAGAAGCTGACCTGCTATGCTGGCATACTTGCTGCAGAGGGCAGTCTCTCCACCGCCATGACCTACCTGCCAGAGAACTCAGAACAG TCTGGGATCATGATGCTGAGGGACAGGCTGTTCCATGCTCAGGAACAGCCTCCAAATTCCTTCAACAGAGTCGATGTGTCGACAGCCAAGCCGGCTCCTGCTGCTCAGACTCCTGCACCGAAAGCACAAATTATG gGTCAGTACCAGCCCTCTGCTCCTTCCCAAGTGGCTCCACAGCCTCCTATGGCATCGTTTTTTACCCCAAACGCTGCTCCAACCAGTACTGGGCCTGGTCTGCCCCCTTCCTCTCATGTACTGCCGCCCAGTGCAGCCCACCCTGCCAGGAGGCCATCCTACCCGCAACATCCGGCTCCGGCTCCAG GTTTCCTTCCTCACCAGCCATTCCAGCCTCAACCTATGTCCATGGGCAGACcctcttctttccctcctccgGGTCCTTCTATGCCAGCTGCTGGCTTATCTGGACCTCCACTACCGCCGTCGTCATCGGCCCCGGGAGGCCTGCCCCCCATGCCCAGCCCCGGGGTGCCACCAACAGCCTTCATGCCGTCTACCTCTTTATCCTCACACTTCATGCCAACCAGCTCCCAGCCCGGAGCACCAGTTCCCATGTACCCAGGGGGCCCCCACAACCAGGGGCCAGTATCCCCCATGACCTCTGGTCCCTACGCTCCTCTTGGATCAGGGTATCCACAGGGAGGCCCTGGAGCTCCTGCTGTAAAGCCCTACCCAGCCCCCACTGTTGCTCCTCCTCCTACAG GACATTTTCCGTGGCTGTATTCCCAGTGTGACCTTGAAG GACTTCAAGAAGGCTGGAATGACCCACCCGCTGTCCGAGGTGGACTCAGGAAGAAGAAG GTCCCTGATAACTACACTCCACCAGCACCCATCACAGCCCCTGTGATGGGATACCCAGTGGAGGCCCCTCAGCCTCACGACCACGCCCAGGTCCCCCCCGGAGCCCCCCAGGAGCCCAGCGTGCAG ctcctccagcagctgcctGCGGAGAGGGTGGAGCAGAAAGAAATCCCCGCTGAACACATGGTCCTCAAATCCACCTTCGACAGCCTGGTGCAGCGCTGCCAGCTCGCAGCAGGAGACCCT caaaCCAAAAGGAAACTTGATGATGCAGGCAAACGTTTGGGATTCCTCTATGACAAGCTGAGGGAGCAGTCG CTCTCTCACAACATCCTGAACGGGCTTCACGAGATCAGCCGCTGCGTGGCGAGCCAGAACTACCAGCGCGGCCTGGAAGTCCACACCCAGGtggtcagcagcagcaacttcagTGAGATCTCCGGCTTCATGCCCATCCTCAAAGTGGTCATGACCATCGCCAACAAGCTGGGCGTCTAA
- the sec31b gene encoding protein transport protein Sec31A isoform X2 — MRLKEIQRTAHQAWSPAEHHPIHLALGTSAQQLDASFNTTAALEIFETDFSDPSLEMKLKGSLPTANRLHSIVWVNFGMGADGTGGRLVGGSENGALTIYNPEEIMNSGPETVVGQSDKHTGPVRALDFNPFQSNLLASGANDSEIYIWDLNNLGSPMTPGAKSQPAEDISVVSWNRQVQHILASASPSGKAVVWDLRKNEPIIKISDHSNRMHCSGMLWHPDVATQLVLASEDDRLPVIQMWDLRFATSPLKVFENHTRGILSISWSQADSELLLSSAKDNRILCWNPNTGEVIYELPTTNQWCFDVQWCPRNPALLSTASFDGRITVYSVMGGSLKAQQQSTAEKISSSFDSMDPFGTGQVLPPLHVPQPAAQDTIVPPLKKPPKWVRRPVGASFAFGGKLITFENPKMPPVQSPQPIPRQVFMSQVTTETEFLQRSRELQSALQAGSFNNYCQAKIQNAKSDAEQDIWKFLLVNFEEEARIKFLRLLGFSKDELDRKISKCLGKNFQPNGHGVDAKDLAEKMQRLSTERSDEFAGGDSRTSGSVSPADFFTQTPKETSNFQIPVSCDTDGLISQALLVGNFEGAVDLCLNDGRYAEAILLSISGGEELLKKTQQKYLSKQKNSISMLISSVVTQNWRDIVQSCELDNWKEALAALLTYAHPEDFARLCDTLGGRLEHEGTEKRCLQACLCYICSGNVEKLVECWALHRDCSSPLGLEDLVEKVMMLRKSIERLRNSEVEVQSPILAEKLTCYAGILAAEGSLSTAMTYLPENSEQSGIMMLRDRLFHAQEQPPNSFNRVDVSTAKPAPAAQTPAPKAQIMYQPSAPSQVAPQPPMASFFTPNAAPTSTGPGLPPSSHVLPPSAAHPARRPSYPQHPAPAPGFLPHQPFQPQPMSMGRPSSFPPPGPSMPAAGLSGPPLPPSSSAPGGLPPMPSPGVPPTAFMPSTSLSSHFMPTSSQPGAPVPMYPGGPHNQGPVSPMTSGPYAPLGSGYPQGGPGAPAVKPYPAPTVAPPPTGHFPWLYSQCDLEGLQEGWNDPPAVRGGLRKKKVPDNYTPPAPITAPVMGYPVEAPQPHDHAQVPPGAPQEPSVQLLQQLPAERVEQKEIPAEHMVLKSTFDSLVQRCQLAAGDPQTKRKLDDAGKRLGFLYDKLREQSLSHNILNGLHEISRCVASQNYQRGLEVHTQVVSSSNFSEISGFMPILKVVMTIANKLGV, encoded by the exons ATGAGGCTGAAGGAGATCCAGAGGACTGCCCACCAGGCATGGAGTCCTGCAGAGCACCATCCCATCCACCTGGCCTTAGGGACATCCGCCCAACAGCTGGATGCCTCTTTCAACACCACCGCTGCCCTGGAGATATTTGAGACAGACTTTTCTGACCCCTCTCTGGAGATGAAGCTGAAAGGGTCATTGCCCACCGCAAACAG GTTGCACAGCATCGTGTGGGTGAACTTTGGAATGGGAGCAGATGGTACTGGAGGAAGACTGGTTGGCGGCAGTGAAAATGGCGCATTGACCATATATAACCCAGAGGAAATAATGAACTCCGGACCGGAGACAGTTGTGGGACagtctgacaaacacacaggaccCGTTCGAGCTCTTGATTTCAACCCTTTTCAG AGTAATCTGCTCGCATCAGGAGCGAATGATTCAGAGATATACATCTGGGATCTAAACAACTTGGGCAGTCCAATGACACCCGGAGCAAAGTCACAG CCTGCTGAAGACATCAGTGTAGTGTCCTGGAACAGGCAGGTTCAGCACATCCTGGCCTCTGCCAGCCCCAGTGGGAAAGCAGTGGTGTGGGACCTGAGAAAGAACGAGCCCATCATCAAGATCAGTGACCACAGCAACAGG atGCACTGTTCAGGAATGCTCTGGCACCCGGATGTAGCCACTCAATTGGTGCTGGCCTCTGAGGATGACCGACTGCCAGTCATCCAGATGTGGGACCTCCGTTTTGCAACATCACCCCTCAAAGTCTTTGAGAACCACACAAG GGGAATTCTATCCATATCCTGGAGCCAAGCCGACTCCGAGCTCCTGCTGAGTAGTGCTAAAGACAACCGGATCCTCTGCTGGAATCCAAACACTGGAGAG GTCATTTACGAGCTTCCAACAACAAACCAGTGGTGTTTTGACGTCCAGTGGTGCCCCAGAAATCCAGCCCTGCTTTCAACAGCATCATTTGATGGGAGAATCACCGTCTACTCAGTGATGGGCGGGAGTTTGAAGGCTCAGCAGCAAAGCACGGCTGAGAAG aTATCCTCCTCATTTGATTCAATGGATCCCTTCGGTACAGGGCAGGTGCTGCCTCCCCTGCACGTCCCTCAGCCTGCAGCGCAGGACACCATCGTTCCTCCTCTGAAGAAGCCACCCAAGTGGGTGCGCAGGCCAGTGGGAGCGTCCTTTGCT TTCGGTGGAAAGCTGATAACCTTTGAGAATCCCAAGATGCCTCCAGTGCAGAGCCCCCAGCCCATCCCCAGGCAAGTGTTTATGAGCCAGGTTACCACGGAGACGGAGTTCCTTCAACGCTCCAGGGAGTTGCAGTCAGCGCTGCAGGCGGGTTCGTTCAACAACTACTGCCAGGCCAAGATTCAGAACGCCAAGTCAGATGCTGAGCAGGACATATGGAAGTTCCTTCTG GTTAATTTTGAAGAGGAAGCTCGTATTAAATTCCTCAGACTTTTGGGTTTCAGCAAAGATGAATTGGACAGAAAG ATTTCAAAATGCCTGGGGAAGAACTTTCAACCAAACGGACATGGAGTAGATGCCAAAGATCTGGCAGAAAAGATGCAGCGTCTCTCCACCGAG AGATCTGATGAATTTGCAGGAGGTGATTCGAGAACATCAGGTTCTGTGTCTCCagcagactttttcactcagaCACCAAAGGAAACCTCCAACTTCCAGATCCCTGTATCATGTG ACACTGATGGGTTGATAAGCCAGGCGCTGCTGGTCGGAAACTTTGAGGGAGCTGTGGATCTGTGCCTGAATGACGGTCGCTACGCTGAAGCCATCCTCCTCTCTATCAGCGGAGGAGAAGAACTGCTCAAGAAAACTCAGCAAAAATACCTAAGCAAGCAAAAGAACAGCATTTCAATG CTGATATCATCAGTGGTGACCCAGAACTGGAGAGACATCGTGCAGAGCTGTGAATTGGACAACTGGAAGGAGGCTCTCGCTGCTCTCCTGACCTATGCTCACCCTGAAGACTTTGCCCGTCTGTGCG ATACGCTGGGAGGCCGGTTGGAGCATGAGGGGACGGAGAAGCGTTGCCTGCAGGCCTGTCTGTGTTACATCTGCTCTGGGAACGTGGAGAAGCTGGTGGAGTGCTGGGCCTTGCACCGAGACTGCTCCTCCCCTCTGGGTTTAGAG GATCTGGTTGAGAAGGTAATGATGCTGCGGAAGTCAATCGAACGCCTCCGCAATAGCGAGGTGGAAGTCCAGAGCCCAATCCTGGCCGAGAAGCTGACCTGCTATGCTGGCATACTTGCTGCAGAGGGCAGTCTCTCCACCGCCATGACCTACCTGCCAGAGAACTCAGAACAG TCTGGGATCATGATGCTGAGGGACAGGCTGTTCCATGCTCAGGAACAGCCTCCAAATTCCTTCAACAGAGTCGATGTGTCGACAGCCAAGCCGGCTCCTGCTGCTCAGACTCCTGCACCGAAAGCACAAATTATG TACCAGCCCTCTGCTCCTTCCCAAGTGGCTCCACAGCCTCCTATGGCATCGTTTTTTACCCCAAACGCTGCTCCAACCAGTACTGGGCCTGGTCTGCCCCCTTCCTCTCATGTACTGCCGCCCAGTGCAGCCCACCCTGCCAGGAGGCCATCCTACCCGCAACATCCGGCTCCGGCTCCAG GTTTCCTTCCTCACCAGCCATTCCAGCCTCAACCTATGTCCATGGGCAGACcctcttctttccctcctccgGGTCCTTCTATGCCAGCTGCTGGCTTATCTGGACCTCCACTACCGCCGTCGTCATCGGCCCCGGGAGGCCTGCCCCCCATGCCCAGCCCCGGGGTGCCACCAACAGCCTTCATGCCGTCTACCTCTTTATCCTCACACTTCATGCCAACCAGCTCCCAGCCCGGAGCACCAGTTCCCATGTACCCAGGGGGCCCCCACAACCAGGGGCCAGTATCCCCCATGACCTCTGGTCCCTACGCTCCTCTTGGATCAGGGTATCCACAGGGAGGCCCTGGAGCTCCTGCTGTAAAGCCCTACCCAGCCCCCACTGTTGCTCCTCCTCCTACAG GACATTTTCCGTGGCTGTATTCCCAGTGTGACCTTGAAG GACTTCAAGAAGGCTGGAATGACCCACCCGCTGTCCGAGGTGGACTCAGGAAGAAGAAG GTCCCTGATAACTACACTCCACCAGCACCCATCACAGCCCCTGTGATGGGATACCCAGTGGAGGCCCCTCAGCCTCACGACCACGCCCAGGTCCCCCCCGGAGCCCCCCAGGAGCCCAGCGTGCAG ctcctccagcagctgcctGCGGAGAGGGTGGAGCAGAAAGAAATCCCCGCTGAACACATGGTCCTCAAATCCACCTTCGACAGCCTGGTGCAGCGCTGCCAGCTCGCAGCAGGAGACCCT caaaCCAAAAGGAAACTTGATGATGCAGGCAAACGTTTGGGATTCCTCTATGACAAGCTGAGGGAGCAGTCG CTCTCTCACAACATCCTGAACGGGCTTCACGAGATCAGCCGCTGCGTGGCGAGCCAGAACTACCAGCGCGGCCTGGAAGTCCACACCCAGGtggtcagcagcagcaacttcagTGAGATCTCCGGCTTCATGCCCATCCTCAAAGTGGTCATGACCATCGCCAACAAGCTGGGCGTCTAA
- the sec31b gene encoding protein transport protein Sec31A isoform X3 yields MRLKEIQRTAHQAWSPAEHHPIHLALGTSAQQLDASFNTTAALEIFETDFSDPSLEMKLKGSLPTANRLHSIVWVNFGMGADGTGGRLVGGSENGALTIYNPEEIMNSGPETVVGQSDKHTGPVRALDFNPFQSNLLASGANDSEIYIWDLNNLGSPMTPGAKSQPAEDISVVSWNRQVQHILASASPSGKAVVWDLRKNEPIIKISDHSNRMHCSGMLWHPDVATQLVLASEDDRLPVIQMWDLRFATSPLKVFENHTRGILSISWSQADSELLLSSAKDNRILCWNPNTGEVIYELPTTNQWCFDVQWCPRNPALLSTASFDGRITVYSVMGGSLKAQQQSTAEKISSSFDSMDPFGTGQVLPPLHVPQPAAQDTIVPPLKKPPKWVRRPVGASFAFGGKLITFENPKMPPVQSPQPIPRQVFMSQVTTETEFLQRSRELQSALQAGSFNNYCQAKIQNAKSDAEQDIWKFLLVNFEEEARIKFLRLLGFSKDELDRKISKCLGKNFQPNGHGVDAKDLAEKMQRLSTERSDEFAGGDSRTSGSVSPADFFTQTPKETSNFQIPVSCDTDGLISQALLVGNFEGAVDLCLNDGRYAEAILLSISGGEELLKKTQQKYLSKQKNSISMLISSVVTQNWRDIVQSCELDNWKEALAALLTYAHPEDFARLCDTLGGRLEHEGTEKRCLQACLCYICSGNVEKLVECWALHRDCSSPLGLEDLVEKVMMLRKSIERLRNSEVEVQSPILAEKLTCYAGILAAEGSLSTAMTYLPENSEQSGIMMLRDRLFHAQEQPPNSFNRVDVSTAKPAPAAQTPAPKAQIMGQYQPSAPSQVAPQPPMASFFTPNAAPTSTGPGLPPSSHVLPPSAAHPARRPSYPQHPAPAPGFLPHQPFQPQPMSMGRPSSFPPPGPSMPAAGLSGPPLPPSSSAPGGLPPMPSPGVPPTAFMPSTSLSSHFMPTSSQPGAPVPMYPGGPHNQGPVSPMTSGPYAPLGSGYPQGGPGAPAVKPYPAPTVAPPPTGLQEGWNDPPAVRGGLRKKKVPDNYTPPAPITAPVMGYPVEAPQPHDHAQVPPGAPQEPSVQLLQQLPAERVEQKEIPAEHMVLKSTFDSLVQRCQLAAGDPQTKRKLDDAGKRLGFLYDKLREQSLSHNILNGLHEISRCVASQNYQRGLEVHTQVVSSSNFSEISGFMPILKVVMTIANKLGV; encoded by the exons ATGAGGCTGAAGGAGATCCAGAGGACTGCCCACCAGGCATGGAGTCCTGCAGAGCACCATCCCATCCACCTGGCCTTAGGGACATCCGCCCAACAGCTGGATGCCTCTTTCAACACCACCGCTGCCCTGGAGATATTTGAGACAGACTTTTCTGACCCCTCTCTGGAGATGAAGCTGAAAGGGTCATTGCCCACCGCAAACAG GTTGCACAGCATCGTGTGGGTGAACTTTGGAATGGGAGCAGATGGTACTGGAGGAAGACTGGTTGGCGGCAGTGAAAATGGCGCATTGACCATATATAACCCAGAGGAAATAATGAACTCCGGACCGGAGACAGTTGTGGGACagtctgacaaacacacaggaccCGTTCGAGCTCTTGATTTCAACCCTTTTCAG AGTAATCTGCTCGCATCAGGAGCGAATGATTCAGAGATATACATCTGGGATCTAAACAACTTGGGCAGTCCAATGACACCCGGAGCAAAGTCACAG CCTGCTGAAGACATCAGTGTAGTGTCCTGGAACAGGCAGGTTCAGCACATCCTGGCCTCTGCCAGCCCCAGTGGGAAAGCAGTGGTGTGGGACCTGAGAAAGAACGAGCCCATCATCAAGATCAGTGACCACAGCAACAGG atGCACTGTTCAGGAATGCTCTGGCACCCGGATGTAGCCACTCAATTGGTGCTGGCCTCTGAGGATGACCGACTGCCAGTCATCCAGATGTGGGACCTCCGTTTTGCAACATCACCCCTCAAAGTCTTTGAGAACCACACAAG GGGAATTCTATCCATATCCTGGAGCCAAGCCGACTCCGAGCTCCTGCTGAGTAGTGCTAAAGACAACCGGATCCTCTGCTGGAATCCAAACACTGGAGAG GTCATTTACGAGCTTCCAACAACAAACCAGTGGTGTTTTGACGTCCAGTGGTGCCCCAGAAATCCAGCCCTGCTTTCAACAGCATCATTTGATGGGAGAATCACCGTCTACTCAGTGATGGGCGGGAGTTTGAAGGCTCAGCAGCAAAGCACGGCTGAGAAG aTATCCTCCTCATTTGATTCAATGGATCCCTTCGGTACAGGGCAGGTGCTGCCTCCCCTGCACGTCCCTCAGCCTGCAGCGCAGGACACCATCGTTCCTCCTCTGAAGAAGCCACCCAAGTGGGTGCGCAGGCCAGTGGGAGCGTCCTTTGCT TTCGGTGGAAAGCTGATAACCTTTGAGAATCCCAAGATGCCTCCAGTGCAGAGCCCCCAGCCCATCCCCAGGCAAGTGTTTATGAGCCAGGTTACCACGGAGACGGAGTTCCTTCAACGCTCCAGGGAGTTGCAGTCAGCGCTGCAGGCGGGTTCGTTCAACAACTACTGCCAGGCCAAGATTCAGAACGCCAAGTCAGATGCTGAGCAGGACATATGGAAGTTCCTTCTG GTTAATTTTGAAGAGGAAGCTCGTATTAAATTCCTCAGACTTTTGGGTTTCAGCAAAGATGAATTGGACAGAAAG ATTTCAAAATGCCTGGGGAAGAACTTTCAACCAAACGGACATGGAGTAGATGCCAAAGATCTGGCAGAAAAGATGCAGCGTCTCTCCACCGAG AGATCTGATGAATTTGCAGGAGGTGATTCGAGAACATCAGGTTCTGTGTCTCCagcagactttttcactcagaCACCAAAGGAAACCTCCAACTTCCAGATCCCTGTATCATGTG ACACTGATGGGTTGATAAGCCAGGCGCTGCTGGTCGGAAACTTTGAGGGAGCTGTGGATCTGTGCCTGAATGACGGTCGCTACGCTGAAGCCATCCTCCTCTCTATCAGCGGAGGAGAAGAACTGCTCAAGAAAACTCAGCAAAAATACCTAAGCAAGCAAAAGAACAGCATTTCAATG CTGATATCATCAGTGGTGACCCAGAACTGGAGAGACATCGTGCAGAGCTGTGAATTGGACAACTGGAAGGAGGCTCTCGCTGCTCTCCTGACCTATGCTCACCCTGAAGACTTTGCCCGTCTGTGCG ATACGCTGGGAGGCCGGTTGGAGCATGAGGGGACGGAGAAGCGTTGCCTGCAGGCCTGTCTGTGTTACATCTGCTCTGGGAACGTGGAGAAGCTGGTGGAGTGCTGGGCCTTGCACCGAGACTGCTCCTCCCCTCTGGGTTTAGAG GATCTGGTTGAGAAGGTAATGATGCTGCGGAAGTCAATCGAACGCCTCCGCAATAGCGAGGTGGAAGTCCAGAGCCCAATCCTGGCCGAGAAGCTGACCTGCTATGCTGGCATACTTGCTGCAGAGGGCAGTCTCTCCACCGCCATGACCTACCTGCCAGAGAACTCAGAACAG TCTGGGATCATGATGCTGAGGGACAGGCTGTTCCATGCTCAGGAACAGCCTCCAAATTCCTTCAACAGAGTCGATGTGTCGACAGCCAAGCCGGCTCCTGCTGCTCAGACTCCTGCACCGAAAGCACAAATTATG gGTCAGTACCAGCCCTCTGCTCCTTCCCAAGTGGCTCCACAGCCTCCTATGGCATCGTTTTTTACCCCAAACGCTGCTCCAACCAGTACTGGGCCTGGTCTGCCCCCTTCCTCTCATGTACTGCCGCCCAGTGCAGCCCACCCTGCCAGGAGGCCATCCTACCCGCAACATCCGGCTCCGGCTCCAG GTTTCCTTCCTCACCAGCCATTCCAGCCTCAACCTATGTCCATGGGCAGACcctcttctttccctcctccgGGTCCTTCTATGCCAGCTGCTGGCTTATCTGGACCTCCACTACCGCCGTCGTCATCGGCCCCGGGAGGCCTGCCCCCCATGCCCAGCCCCGGGGTGCCACCAACAGCCTTCATGCCGTCTACCTCTTTATCCTCACACTTCATGCCAACCAGCTCCCAGCCCGGAGCACCAGTTCCCATGTACCCAGGGGGCCCCCACAACCAGGGGCCAGTATCCCCCATGACCTCTGGTCCCTACGCTCCTCTTGGATCAGGGTATCCACAGGGAGGCCCTGGAGCTCCTGCTGTAAAGCCCTACCCAGCCCCCACTGTTGCTCCTCCTCCTACAG GACTTCAAGAAGGCTGGAATGACCCACCCGCTGTCCGAGGTGGACTCAGGAAGAAGAAG GTCCCTGATAACTACACTCCACCAGCACCCATCACAGCCCCTGTGATGGGATACCCAGTGGAGGCCCCTCAGCCTCACGACCACGCCCAGGTCCCCCCCGGAGCCCCCCAGGAGCCCAGCGTGCAG ctcctccagcagctgcctGCGGAGAGGGTGGAGCAGAAAGAAATCCCCGCTGAACACATGGTCCTCAAATCCACCTTCGACAGCCTGGTGCAGCGCTGCCAGCTCGCAGCAGGAGACCCT caaaCCAAAAGGAAACTTGATGATGCAGGCAAACGTTTGGGATTCCTCTATGACAAGCTGAGGGAGCAGTCG CTCTCTCACAACATCCTGAACGGGCTTCACGAGATCAGCCGCTGCGTGGCGAGCCAGAACTACCAGCGCGGCCTGGAAGTCCACACCCAGGtggtcagcagcagcaacttcagTGAGATCTCCGGCTTCATGCCCATCCTCAAAGTGGTCATGACCATCGCCAACAAGCTGGGCGTCTAA